A stretch of the Archangium violaceum genome encodes the following:
- a CDS encoding sigma-54-dependent transcriptional regulator, with product MPSEGRVLVVDDHVEMARLLADYLSDAGYTVDVATSGQEALAVVRGRVLDAVVCDLRMEQVDGFDVLAAVREVDPALPVLIMTAFGGVENAVEAMRRGATHYFTKPFRLDEVLLYVQRAIAERRLREENRALRQAVGDRSAFAALIGRSAPMRTLYELIERVAHSPAPVLVRGESGSGKELVARALHFEGPRKAGPFVAVNCTAIPNALLESELFGHVKGSFTGATTPRRGLFLEADGGTLFLDEIGDMAPELQAKLLRVLEDGEVRAVGADASRKVDVRVVAATHQELEARVREGRFRQDLFYRLNVVPLLVPPLRERREDIPLLVEHFVAQSRKRNPRARLTGFTPEALAALAAAPWPGNVRELENLVERLAVVTVQESVDLPTLQLHAPGVTVEAHPLSRAQARMIPLRQLEGEYIAYVVAQCGGNKTRAAEILGIDVSTIHRRERERSGNSA from the coding sequence ATGCCGTCTGAGGGACGAGTGCTGGTGGTGGATGACCACGTGGAGATGGCGCGGCTCTTGGCCGACTATCTCTCGGACGCGGGCTACACGGTGGACGTGGCCACCAGCGGGCAGGAGGCGCTCGCCGTGGTGCGAGGGCGCGTGCTGGACGCGGTGGTGTGCGACCTGCGCATGGAGCAGGTGGACGGCTTCGACGTGCTGGCGGCGGTGCGCGAGGTGGACCCCGCGCTGCCCGTGCTCATCATGACGGCCTTCGGCGGGGTGGAGAACGCGGTGGAGGCCATGCGGCGCGGCGCCACGCACTACTTCACCAAGCCCTTCCGCCTGGACGAGGTGCTGCTGTACGTGCAGCGCGCCATCGCCGAGCGGCGGCTGCGCGAGGAGAACCGGGCCCTGCGTCAGGCGGTGGGGGACCGCTCCGCCTTCGCGGCGTTGATCGGCCGCAGCGCGCCGATGCGCACCCTGTACGAACTCATCGAGCGCGTGGCGCACTCCCCCGCGCCGGTGCTGGTGCGCGGCGAGAGCGGCTCGGGCAAGGAGCTCGTCGCCCGCGCGCTGCACTTCGAGGGCCCTCGCAAGGCCGGCCCCTTCGTGGCGGTGAACTGCACGGCCATCCCCAACGCGCTGCTGGAGAGCGAGCTGTTCGGCCACGTGAAGGGCAGCTTCACCGGCGCCACCACGCCCCGGCGCGGCCTCTTCCTGGAGGCGGACGGGGGCACGCTCTTCCTCGACGAGATTGGCGACATGGCGCCCGAGCTCCAGGCCAAGCTGCTGCGCGTGCTGGAGGACGGCGAGGTGCGCGCGGTGGGCGCGGATGCCTCGCGCAAGGTGGACGTGCGCGTGGTGGCCGCCACGCACCAGGAGTTGGAGGCGCGCGTGCGCGAGGGGAGGTTCCGCCAGGATCTCTTCTACCGGCTCAACGTGGTGCCGCTCCTCGTTCCGCCCCTGCGCGAGCGGCGCGAGGACATCCCCCTCCTGGTGGAGCACTTCGTCGCCCAGTCGCGCAAGCGCAACCCCCGCGCGCGCCTCACCGGCTTCACCCCCGAGGCCCTCGCCGCGCTCGCCGCCGCTCCGTGGCCCGGCAACGTGCGCGAGCTGGAGAACCTCGTCGAGCGGCTCGCCGTCGTCACCGTGCAGGAGTCGGTGGACCTGCCCACGCTCCAGCTCCACGCGCCCGGTGTGACGGTGGAAGCCCATCCCCTGTCACGCGCCCAGGCGCGGATGATTCCGCTGCGACAGCTCGAGGGCGAGTACATCGCGTACGTGGTGGCGCAATGCGGTGGCAACAAGACCAGGGCAGCGGAAATCCTGGGCATTGACGTTTCCACCATCCACCGCCGGGAGCGTGAGCGGAGCGGAAACAGCGCGTAG
- a CDS encoding FG-GAP repeat domain-containing protein has product MSLPGDATSRTLMCVLSALLVLASAACEPERRPPPDGDVGGLPPGKNPNNNSDGGTPPDGGLVIPSDGSSFAAKPSCESGATCEGACPDGSTRCAGNCGFLAPVEYPFAGDPKAIAIGDLNGDGRSDIVTANNDGRAVAVLLNQGGGRFQKPSLWTAGKDPSAVALVDLDGDKNLEVLVANSGDSNLAVYRGKGNASFQAPVTQAAGGLNLDDLAVADFGAGSRSVALVRGSAGKLSLFHVKDDGSLSTAVDYPAPSNPSAMAVADFDGNGSLDIAVSHPSNCSEPTNKDCQSVGVLLNNGDGTFQEQRLTSTGGSPRALLAAQLDTGSAMDLVVADGSNNRVLVFSGRNDGSFYEPVAYAVGKAPSRMVMADINRDFLPDLLVASATGNEVSLLLGQAGGTFAPQVPITAWPQDTGLQGLAVSDFDGDRAQDLAVLTRSGIQMVWGICH; this is encoded by the coding sequence GTGTCACTGCCCGGAGACGCCACATCTCGAACCCTCATGTGCGTGCTGAGTGCGTTGCTCGTGCTGGCGAGCGCCGCGTGTGAGCCGGAGCGGAGGCCTCCACCCGATGGGGACGTCGGCGGCCTGCCGCCGGGCAAGAATCCCAACAACAATTCGGACGGGGGCACGCCGCCGGACGGCGGGCTCGTGATCCCCAGCGACGGCTCCTCCTTCGCGGCGAAGCCCTCGTGCGAGAGCGGCGCGACATGCGAGGGAGCCTGCCCGGATGGCAGCACCCGCTGCGCGGGCAACTGTGGCTTCCTGGCCCCCGTGGAGTACCCGTTTGCCGGGGACCCGAAGGCCATCGCCATCGGAGATCTCAACGGTGACGGCCGGAGCGACATCGTCACGGCGAACAACGATGGCAGGGCAGTGGCCGTCCTGCTCAACCAGGGCGGGGGCCGCTTCCAGAAGCCCAGCTTGTGGACGGCCGGCAAGGATCCCTCGGCCGTGGCGCTCGTGGACCTCGACGGGGACAAGAACCTGGAGGTGCTCGTCGCCAACAGTGGGGACTCGAACCTCGCGGTGTACCGGGGCAAGGGCAATGCCTCCTTCCAGGCGCCGGTCACCCAGGCGGCGGGAGGCCTGAACCTCGATGACCTGGCGGTCGCGGACTTCGGCGCCGGGAGCAGGAGCGTCGCCCTCGTCCGTGGCTCCGCGGGCAAGCTCTCCCTGTTCCATGTGAAGGACGATGGCTCGTTGAGCACGGCGGTGGACTACCCCGCGCCCTCGAACCCCTCCGCCATGGCGGTCGCGGACTTCGATGGAAATGGCTCGCTGGACATCGCCGTCTCCCACCCGTCCAACTGTAGCGAGCCGACGAACAAGGACTGCCAGTCGGTGGGCGTGCTGTTGAACAACGGGGATGGCACGTTCCAGGAGCAGCGCCTCACGTCCACGGGTGGCTCGCCGCGCGCCCTCCTGGCGGCACAGCTCGACACCGGTTCGGCGATGGACCTGGTGGTCGCCGATGGGAGCAACAATCGGGTGCTTGTCTTCAGCGGAAGGAATGATGGTTCCTTCTACGAGCCGGTCGCGTACGCCGTGGGCAAGGCGCCCTCGCGGATGGTGATGGCGGACATCAATCGGGACTTCTTGCCGGACCTGCTCGTCGCGAGTGCCACGGGCAACGAGGTGAGCCTGTTGCTCGGCCAGGCGGGTGGCACCTTCGCACCGCAGGTGCCCATCACCGCCTGGCCCCAGGACACGGGACTCCAGGGTCTGGCCGTGTCGGACTTCGATGGGGACAGAGCACAGGATCTGGCCGTGCTCACCCGCAGCGGCATCCAGATGGTGTGGGGCATCTGCCATTAG
- a CDS encoding isoamylase: MKSATGNRRSWRALLTAGLFATPFLSCGPTPEEAEVRTLDGVQETVGTTQQEAISWTLGAQYNATKSHITFNVYSSRATRIELYLYQTPYGAEEVAKYALTKNETTKVWTLTLPVSTIQNTHKITGPVYYGYRAWGPNWTYNSGWTKGSSLGFVADVDANGNRFNPNKLLVDPYALEISHDPTNANNTDGTLFASGPSHRLKDSGAKAPKGIVLAPDTTSYGTKPTRALKDDIIYEVHVRGLTQGDSSITSCRGTYAGAAKKAASLAALGVTAVEFLPVQETDNDDNDVNATSTEGDNYWGYMTLNFFAPDRRYACDKSAGGPTKEFKAMVKAFHDNGIKVFIDVVYNHTGEGGAWSSTDKNTYNLISFRGLDNPTYYSLTSDMQNSWDNTGVGGNFNTRNETARNLILHSLKYWKDELGVDGFRFDLASVLGNTCEHGCFNYDKTNAETALNKIWSNLSPRPAGGGTGADLIAEPWAIGGNSYQVGNFPSGWSEWNGKYRDTFRKDQNQMGVEAVTPGDLATRFAGSSDLYGDDGRKPYNSINFMVAHDGMTLKDLYSCNSKNNGQPWPYGPSDGGEDNNHSWDQGGVAADQRKAARNGLAFLMLSAGTPMFTGGDEFLRTQYCNNNVYNLDSSANWLNYSLSTEQAYFKTFTQRLIAFRKAHPALRPANFFSGVDNNNNVMEQMRWFQPSGAVADSAYMGNSGNHALAFRIDGTEFGDPAAAIYVAYNGWQDPVAFSLPWPFAGKRWYRVTDTCNWAEGTNQVASPGTEADVGGEGNNYTVCGRGLIVLIAK, encoded by the coding sequence ATGAAGTCAGCAACCGGAAACCGCCGCTCGTGGCGGGCCCTGCTCACCGCGGGTCTCTTCGCCACACCGTTCCTCTCCTGCGGCCCGACACCGGAGGAGGCCGAGGTCCGCACCCTCGACGGCGTCCAGGAGACGGTGGGCACGACGCAGCAGGAGGCCATCTCCTGGACGCTCGGCGCCCAGTACAACGCGACGAAGAGCCACATCACCTTCAACGTCTACTCGTCGCGCGCCACGCGCATCGAGCTCTACCTCTACCAGACGCCCTACGGCGCCGAGGAAGTCGCGAAGTACGCCCTCACGAAGAACGAGACCACCAAGGTGTGGACGCTCACGCTCCCCGTCTCCACCATTCAGAACACCCATAAAATCACCGGCCCGGTGTACTACGGCTACCGCGCCTGGGGCCCCAACTGGACGTACAACAGCGGCTGGACCAAGGGCTCCAGCCTGGGCTTCGTCGCCGACGTCGACGCGAACGGCAACCGCTTCAATCCGAACAAGCTGCTCGTCGACCCGTACGCGCTGGAAATCAGCCACGACCCGACCAACGCCAACAACACGGACGGCACCCTCTTCGCCTCCGGCCCCTCCCACCGGCTCAAGGACAGCGGGGCCAAGGCGCCCAAGGGCATCGTCCTGGCGCCGGACACCACCAGCTACGGCACCAAGCCCACGCGCGCGCTCAAGGATGACATCATCTACGAGGTGCACGTGCGCGGCCTCACCCAGGGCGACTCGAGCATCACCTCCTGCCGCGGCACCTACGCGGGCGCGGCGAAGAAGGCCGCGTCGCTGGCGGCGCTCGGTGTCACCGCCGTGGAGTTCCTCCCGGTGCAGGAGACGGACAACGACGACAACGACGTCAACGCCACCTCCACCGAGGGTGACAACTACTGGGGGTACATGACCCTCAACTTCTTCGCGCCGGACCGCCGCTACGCCTGCGACAAGTCGGCGGGTGGCCCCACGAAGGAGTTCAAGGCCATGGTGAAGGCCTTCCACGACAACGGCATCAAGGTCTTCATCGACGTGGTCTACAACCACACCGGTGAGGGTGGCGCGTGGAGCTCCACGGACAAGAACACGTACAACCTCATCTCGTTCCGCGGCCTGGACAACCCCACGTACTACAGCCTCACCAGCGACATGCAGAACAGCTGGGACAACACGGGCGTGGGCGGCAACTTCAACACCCGCAACGAGACGGCGCGCAACCTCATCCTCCACTCGCTCAAGTACTGGAAGGACGAGCTGGGCGTGGACGGGTTCCGCTTCGACCTGGCCTCGGTGCTGGGCAACACCTGCGAGCACGGCTGCTTCAACTACGACAAGACCAACGCCGAGACGGCGCTCAACAAAATCTGGAGCAACCTGTCCCCGCGGCCCGCGGGCGGCGGCACCGGCGCGGATCTCATCGCCGAGCCGTGGGCCATTGGCGGCAACAGCTACCAGGTGGGCAACTTCCCCAGCGGCTGGTCCGAGTGGAACGGCAAGTACCGCGACACCTTCCGCAAGGACCAGAACCAGATGGGCGTGGAGGCGGTGACGCCGGGCGACCTGGCCACGCGCTTCGCGGGATCCTCGGACCTGTACGGGGATGACGGCCGCAAGCCCTACAACTCCATCAACTTCATGGTCGCCCACGACGGCATGACGCTGAAGGACCTCTACAGCTGCAACAGCAAGAACAACGGCCAGCCGTGGCCCTACGGCCCGTCCGATGGGGGCGAGGACAACAACCACAGCTGGGACCAGGGTGGGGTGGCCGCGGATCAGCGCAAGGCGGCGCGCAATGGCCTGGCCTTCCTGATGCTGAGCGCCGGCACGCCCATGTTCACTGGCGGCGACGAGTTCCTGCGCACCCAGTACTGCAACAACAACGTGTACAACCTGGACTCGAGCGCCAACTGGCTGAACTACTCGCTGAGCACGGAGCAGGCGTACTTCAAGACGTTCACCCAGCGGCTCATCGCCTTCCGCAAGGCCCACCCGGCGCTGCGTCCGGCCAACTTCTTCAGCGGCGTGGACAACAACAACAACGTGATGGAGCAGATGCGCTGGTTCCAGCCGAGCGGCGCCGTGGCCGACTCCGCGTACATGGGCAACAGCGGCAATCACGCGCTCGCCTTCCGCATCGACGGCACCGAGTTCGGTGATCCGGCCGCCGCCATCTACGTGGCCTACAACGGCTGGCAGGACCCGGTGGCGTTCTCGCTGCCCTGGCCCTTCGCGGGCAAGCGCTGGTACCGCGTGACGGATACCTGCAACTGGGCCGAGGGCACCAACCAGGTGGCCAGCCCTGGCACCGAGGCAGACGTCGGCGGTGAAGGCAACAACTACACCGTGTGCGGACGCGGCCTCATCGTCCTCATCGCGAAGTAG
- a CDS encoding two-component system sensor histidine kinase NtrB — MTRNAVASVLLLCIALASVVVGVVHLIRRDRAALVEQFAADRKAQVEAAAREVADALDDAADDLRFAGELLSRPGSITEHRRELLALLEVVGQYKAILVLDSEGAQRFAIMDRRAGPAVTRGAVGTVLTETAREALTRTPGDILTSPPVAAAPGGWSRVFATAYAPSEDGPGGAVAVLVDTEPFFAPLKLIATEPEAKLLLIGAHGVPTPASDTTLIDWYKRLEAEAGRVPSFAELVRHMRAGEHGTVRIPEGEAAWLGLGAADAIAAYTPIRMRGGVHWAVATLATTEELRAHERGVILRVAPGAILVTFFLVVFGAYVIVASRRAVALQESRRHADRLAHLHEKTQKILDNIPTGVLALSATGHITAVNQALRERLPPTAVGASLPEAFPHAPAAVVDRLTSLVEGACSAERVLSLHGEPLPLFGEEGQYRIHAVPLERLDAEVRVLLVVEDLSNVHALESQLLRAEKLATVGILAAGIAHEIGTPLGVVRGRAEYVLGKLGAQHPQATGVQVIIEQIDRVSRTIRQLLDFSRVQPAPVRGVALGPLLLGAQELLHGEAERRKVKVEVDVPEGLPPLSADPDQLQQVVLNLALNACDACEPGGTVRLGAHVEAPGEPGAWSGVRVTVRDDGCGIPPESLNRVFDPFFTTKKRGQGTGLGLTVVAQIVRNHGGRIELESEPGQGTCVTLWWPATPLQSEERHAV, encoded by the coding sequence ATGACCCGCAACGCCGTCGCCTCCGTGCTCCTGCTGTGCATCGCGCTCGCGAGCGTGGTGGTGGGCGTGGTGCACCTCATCCGCAGGGATCGCGCGGCGCTGGTGGAGCAGTTCGCCGCGGACCGGAAGGCCCAGGTGGAGGCCGCGGCGCGCGAGGTCGCCGATGCGCTCGACGACGCGGCCGATGACCTGCGCTTCGCCGGTGAGCTGCTCTCCCGTCCCGGCTCCATCACCGAGCACCGGCGCGAGCTGCTCGCCCTCCTGGAGGTGGTGGGGCAGTACAAGGCCATCCTCGTCCTGGACTCGGAGGGGGCGCAGCGCTTCGCCATCATGGACCGGCGCGCGGGGCCGGCCGTCACCCGGGGGGCCGTGGGCACCGTCCTCACGGAGACGGCGCGCGAGGCGCTCACCCGGACGCCTGGAGACATCCTCACCTCGCCCCCGGTGGCCGCCGCGCCCGGCGGCTGGTCCCGCGTCTTCGCCACCGCCTATGCGCCCTCCGAGGACGGGCCCGGCGGCGCGGTCGCGGTGCTGGTGGACACCGAGCCCTTCTTCGCGCCCCTGAAGCTCATCGCCACGGAGCCCGAGGCGAAGCTGCTGCTCATCGGCGCGCACGGCGTGCCCACTCCGGCGAGCGACACCACCCTCATCGACTGGTACAAGCGGTTGGAGGCCGAGGCGGGCCGCGTCCCCTCCTTCGCCGAGCTGGTGCGGCACATGCGCGCGGGCGAGCACGGCACGGTCCGCATCCCCGAGGGCGAGGCCGCGTGGCTGGGCCTGGGCGCGGCCGATGCCATCGCCGCCTATACCCCCATCCGCATGCGCGGTGGCGTCCACTGGGCCGTGGCCACGCTCGCCACCACCGAGGAGCTGCGCGCCCACGAGCGCGGCGTCATCCTCCGCGTGGCCCCCGGCGCCATCCTGGTGACCTTCTTCCTCGTCGTCTTCGGCGCCTACGTCATCGTCGCCTCGCGCCGCGCCGTCGCGCTGCAGGAGAGCCGCCGCCACGCGGACCGGCTGGCCCACCTGCACGAGAAGACGCAGAAGATCCTCGACAACATCCCCACGGGCGTCCTCGCGCTCTCCGCCACCGGACACATCACCGCCGTCAACCAGGCACTGCGCGAGCGGCTGCCTCCCACCGCCGTGGGCGCCTCGCTCCCCGAGGCCTTCCCCCACGCGCCCGCCGCCGTGGTGGACAGACTCACCTCGCTGGTGGAGGGCGCCTGCTCCGCCGAGCGCGTCCTCAGCCTGCATGGCGAGCCGCTGCCCCTCTTCGGGGAGGAGGGCCAGTACCGCATCCACGCCGTGCCCCTGGAGCGGCTGGACGCCGAGGTGCGCGTGCTGCTCGTGGTGGAGGACCTGAGCAACGTGCATGCGCTCGAGTCGCAGCTCTTGCGCGCGGAGAAGCTGGCCACGGTGGGCATCCTCGCCGCGGGCATCGCGCATGAGATTGGCACCCCGCTGGGCGTGGTGCGAGGCCGGGCCGAGTACGTGCTGGGCAAGCTGGGCGCGCAGCACCCTCAGGCCACGGGCGTGCAGGTCATCATCGAGCAGATAGACCGGGTGAGCCGCACCATCCGCCAGCTGCTGGATTTCTCGCGGGTGCAGCCGGCGCCGGTGCGGGGCGTGGCGCTGGGGCCGCTGCTGCTGGGCGCGCAGGAGCTGCTGCACGGCGAGGCCGAGCGGCGCAAGGTGAAGGTGGAGGTGGACGTGCCCGAGGGGCTGCCACCGCTGTCGGCGGATCCGGATCAGCTGCAGCAGGTGGTGCTCAACCTGGCCCTCAACGCGTGTGACGCGTGCGAGCCGGGGGGCACGGTGCGGCTCGGGGCCCACGTGGAGGCGCCGGGCGAGCCGGGGGCGTGGAGCGGGGTGCGGGTGACGGTGCGGGACGACGGGTGCGGCATTCCACCGGAGAGCCTCAACCGCGTCTTCGATCCGTTCTTCACCACGAAGAAGCGCGGCCAGGGCACGGGGTTGGGCCTGACGGTGGTGGCTCAAATCGTGCGCAACCACGGGGGCCGCATCGAGCTGGAGAGCGAGCCCGGCCAGGGCACGTGTGTCACGCTGTGGTGGCCCGCCACGCCCCTGCAGAGCGAGGAGCGACATGCCGTCTGA
- a CDS encoding right-handed parallel beta-helix repeat-containing protein, protein MNRADAKHLALLVVSLSLGVVGCSEEGALPVTYTPPAPPPSLQAVSASPESVGPGELLLLKATANAPHGALSFSWSTTTGFVRAPESDADSSNTVWMSPSCLPTDVTPTVTVTVSDDLGRSASHSFPVKWTGPACTRPLCAFSLEKERLAAVADCTTDSTLFIPDAYTFDGQGHSVTAVDPPGGHFTGAIIRNRGSTARVRGVTVSASGLRDICEGDVARRLRGILIEGASGEVADSRLGGLSRGDGKSGCQEGFGIEVRNDDASRGSFQVDVLRNHVSGYQKVGILATGAVDVTIDGNTVDGGGAVDYIARNGIQIGNGARARVTKNKVSGNAYTDTRITVGSGVLVRVDEGKPLVTGLVIEGNTFIDNDVGIYLAQDVGNPIELPERARIADNRLENSEEPLPTGYQAAITDYYGTGSIITSNDIKGMGYDPETVPDVTFAVDVYTTLPVSKLSFLTSSYDIATGACSGKVTVQSQDDHGNLVPSSGSFTLEADGPAASGVTFHADPGCSGAAISSVDLSNPQAEAIFYFKSSRPGTVTVRVSGGGLVPASQDQIIH, encoded by the coding sequence ATGAACCGAGCGGATGCGAAGCACCTGGCCCTCCTCGTCGTGAGCCTGTCGCTGGGGGTGGTGGGCTGTAGTGAGGAAGGCGCTCTACCCGTCACCTATACGCCGCCTGCGCCACCTCCCTCCCTCCAGGCTGTCTCCGCGTCGCCCGAGTCCGTGGGGCCCGGGGAACTGCTGCTCCTGAAGGCCACCGCCAATGCCCCGCACGGTGCCTTGTCCTTCTCTTGGTCCACGACCACGGGCTTCGTGCGCGCGCCGGAGAGTGACGCCGACTCCAGCAACACCGTCTGGATGTCTCCGTCCTGCCTGCCGACCGATGTGACCCCCACGGTGACGGTGACGGTCTCCGATGACCTGGGGCGCAGCGCCTCGCACTCCTTCCCGGTCAAATGGACGGGCCCTGCCTGTACGCGGCCCCTGTGTGCCTTCTCGCTCGAGAAGGAGCGTCTCGCGGCGGTGGCTGACTGCACCACGGACTCCACGCTGTTCATCCCGGACGCCTACACCTTCGATGGCCAGGGCCACTCCGTCACGGCGGTGGACCCTCCAGGCGGCCACTTCACCGGTGCCATCATCCGAAACCGGGGGAGCACCGCGCGCGTGCGCGGCGTGACCGTCTCCGCGAGCGGATTGAGGGACATCTGTGAGGGAGATGTGGCGAGGAGGCTGCGTGGCATCTTGATCGAAGGCGCCTCGGGAGAAGTCGCCGACAGCAGGCTGGGTGGTCTCTCCAGGGGCGATGGGAAGAGCGGCTGCCAGGAAGGTTTTGGCATCGAGGTACGCAATGATGACGCGAGCCGTGGCTCGTTCCAGGTGGACGTGCTGCGCAACCACGTTTCCGGGTACCAGAAGGTCGGCATCCTGGCGACTGGCGCCGTGGATGTGACGATCGACGGCAACACGGTGGATGGCGGGGGGGCGGTCGACTACATCGCTCGCAACGGCATCCAGATTGGCAATGGGGCCAGGGCACGGGTGACGAAGAACAAGGTCTCCGGGAATGCCTATACCGACACCCGCATCACCGTGGGCTCGGGTGTCCTGGTCAGAGTCGATGAAGGCAAGCCCCTGGTGACCGGGCTCGTCATCGAGGGTAACACCTTCATCGACAACGACGTTGGGATCTATCTCGCGCAGGACGTGGGAAACCCCATCGAATTGCCGGAGCGCGCGCGAATCGCCGATAACAGGCTCGAGAACAGCGAGGAGCCTCTTCCGACGGGGTATCAGGCCGCCATCACGGACTACTACGGGACGGGGAGCATCATCACCTCGAATGACATCAAGGGGATGGGTTACGACCCGGAGACGGTGCCCGATGTCACCTTCGCCGTGGATGTGTACACCACGCTGCCGGTGTCGAAGCTCTCGTTCCTCACGTCCTCATACGACATCGCGACCGGCGCCTGCTCTGGCAAGGTCACCGTGCAGAGCCAAGACGATCATGGCAACCTCGTGCCCTCGTCGGGGTCGTTCACCCTGGAGGCCGACGGGCCAGCGGCTTCTGGCGTCACCTTCCATGCCGACCCGGGTTGCTCCGGTGCAGCCATCTCCTCCGTGGACCTCTCCAATCCGCAGGCGGAGGCGATTTTCTATTTCAAGTCCTCACGGCCGGGCACGGTGACGGTGCGGGTGTCCGGCGGAGGCCTGGTCCCGGCCTCTCAGGACCAGATCATCCACTGA
- a CDS encoding SIR2 family NAD-dependent protein deacylase, which yields MSVHLNRQIEKAAEWIAASQHLVAFTGAGISTDSGLPDFRGPDGVWTRRDAGLPPPKWGKPASQIRPNVAHHSLVELERLGKLRFLISQNVDNLHLESGFPLDKLAELHGNGKQMRCLACDGRYTLEQVGWDRRVWGEGYRTQRPLKGQPHCPACKGRIISSVVNFGDPLPAREIEKSLAESERCDVFFAIGSSLVVSPANEMPRVALEMGARLILLNRGETPFDELAHLRIEAGIGEVLPPVVERVKELLGTDTHPSGTH from the coding sequence ATGAGCGTCCACCTGAATCGACAGATTGAAAAAGCCGCCGAGTGGATCGCCGCCAGCCAGCACCTGGTGGCCTTCACCGGCGCTGGCATCAGCACCGACTCGGGCCTGCCCGACTTCCGCGGCCCCGATGGCGTCTGGACCCGCCGCGATGCCGGCCTGCCTCCTCCCAAGTGGGGCAAGCCCGCCTCGCAGATCCGGCCCAATGTCGCGCACCACTCGCTCGTCGAGTTGGAGCGCCTGGGCAAGCTGCGCTTCCTCATCTCGCAGAACGTGGACAACCTCCACCTGGAGTCCGGCTTCCCGCTCGACAAGCTCGCGGAGCTGCACGGCAACGGGAAGCAGATGCGCTGCCTGGCCTGTGACGGCCGCTACACCCTCGAGCAGGTGGGCTGGGACCGGCGCGTATGGGGCGAGGGCTACCGCACCCAGCGCCCCCTGAAGGGACAACCGCACTGCCCCGCGTGCAAGGGCCGCATCATCTCCTCGGTGGTGAACTTCGGGGATCCGCTGCCCGCGCGGGAGATAGAGAAGTCCCTCGCGGAGTCCGAGCGGTGTGACGTGTTCTTCGCCATCGGCTCGTCGCTGGTGGTGTCACCCGCCAACGAGATGCCGCGCGTGGCGCTGGAGATGGGGGCCCGGCTCATCCTCCTCAACCGGGGCGAGACGCCCTTCGACGAGCTGGCCCACCTGCGCATCGAGGCAGGAATCGGCGAGGTGCTGCCCCCGGTGGTCGAGCGCGTGAAGGAGCTGCTCGGTACGGACACCCATCCCTCCGGCACCCATTAA
- a CDS encoding helix-turn-helix transcriptional regulator, translating into MAQAIRKTLRSVRLLSELTQAEMSQRIGMSAQAYGRFERGSPSIVPSAPTLRRMYEVLCGSLQDLLGLEVPGSARAPRPVAKPSSGRSRPRPPASSRPGSHSRTRQTRRLALRVDME; encoded by the coding sequence TTGGCCCAGGCCATCCGGAAGACCCTTCGCTCCGTCCGGTTGCTCTCGGAGCTCACCCAGGCGGAGATGTCCCAGCGCATTGGCATGAGCGCGCAGGCCTATGGTCGTTTCGAGCGAGGCAGCCCGAGCATCGTGCCGAGCGCTCCGACCCTTCGTCGGATGTACGAGGTGCTGTGCGGCTCGCTGCAGGACCTGCTGGGTCTGGAGGTCCCCGGGAGCGCGCGGGCCCCACGTCCGGTGGCGAAGCCATCCTCCGGCAGGAGCCGCCCCAGGCCGCCCGCCTCCTCACGTCCGGGTTCCCACTCGCGCACGAGGCAGACGCGGCGTCTGGCGCTCCGGGTGGACATGGAGTGA